In the genome of Bradyrhizobium sp. CB3481, the window AGATATTCGACCATGATCTTCAGGTTGGGGCGGTCCAGCGTCACCCGGCTGGTGAAGGATTCCCGCACCAGCTTGAACGACACCGTCATGTCGGCGACGACGACCTCGGTGCCGTCGGCCTTCGAAGTGCGCTGACGGATCCGCAGCGACTGGCACAGCGGCACGAATTCCGGATAGCGCTCGACATCGGCGACCAGCTCGAACATCTGCGATGCCGTGTGATGAACCCGCCGCTTGCTGGAAAAGCGCGGCATCAGTGCACACTCGCCCGGTTCTTCTGCGCGACTTGCTTCAGATAGGCGTCGGCCTGCCCCCGATCGGTGAAGCAGACGAGCGACTGGTCGGCGCGCAACCCCTTGAAATAGTCGAGCAGCTTCGGCCGCTGCACCTGGCGATAGGTCCAGACGTAGCGGAAGAACGCGAAGTCGATCTTTTCGGGACAGCCCTCGGCCATTTCGGGGCGGACCTTGCCATAGCTGACGGCGATCCGCTTCACGATGCCGAACATGCAGCTGCTGCGCGGCAGGTCGAACCAGACCACGGTGTCGCTGGATTCGCGGCGCAATTCGCCGGCGCCGCTGCTGGTGTAGTTGCCGTCCATGATCCAGCGCGGCTGCCGTACCGCCTCGTTCACGCGGGCCCTGAACTCCGCTCTATCGGATTCGACCCAGCCGGGTTTCCAGAACAGCGCGTCCAGCGACACGAAGGGAATGCCCGTGAGGTCGGACAACTGCCGGGCAAATGTCGACTTGCCGGACCCCGACGATCCCATGACGAGAACGCGTTGCATTGGCTCAAATCCGACGCCTAGCAGCCCCGCGCGATGCGGGCCGCCTGCAGCTTGGCAAAATCCTCGCCGGCATGATGCGACGAGCGGGTCAACGGGCTCGCCGACACCATCAGAAAACCCTTGGTGTAGGCGACCTTCTCGTAACCTGCGAATTCATCGGGCGTGACGTAGCGCATCACCGCATGGTGCTTGCGGGTTGGCTGCAGATACTGCCCGATGGTCAGGAAGTCGACGTCCGCCGAACGCAGGTCGTCCATCACCTGCAGCACCTCGTGGCGCTCCTCGCCAAGCCCGACCATGATGCCTGACTTGGTGAAGATGGTTGGATCGATCTCCTTGACCCGCTGCAGCAGCCGGATCGAGTGGAAGTAGCGCGCGCCCGGGCGCACCGTCAGATACCGGGCCGGCACGGTTTCCAGATTGTGGTTGAACACGTCGGGCTTGGCCGCCGCCACCACCTCTAGCGCACCTTCCTTGCGCAGGAAGTCGGGCGTCAGGATCTCGATGGTCGTGGTCGGGCAGCGGGCGCGGATGGCGCGGATGGTTTGCGCGAAATGCTCGGCGCCGCCGTCGGCGAGATCGTCGCGATCGACCGAGGTCACGACCACATGGGTCAGCCCGAGCTTGAAGGTCGCCTCCGCGACATATTCCGGCTCGTTGGCATCGAGCGCGCCGGGCATGCCGGTCTTGACGTTGCAGAACGCGCAGGCCCGCGTGCAGGTGTCCCCCATGATCATGAAGGTGGCGTGCTTCTTGTCCCAGCACTCGCCGATGTTCGGGCAGCCGGCCTCCTCGCACACCGTGACGAGGCCGTTCTCCTTGACGATCTTTCGCGTGTCCGCATAGCCGCGGGTGTTCGGCGCGCGGACCCTGATCCAGTCCGGCTTCGGCGGCGACAGCGCATCGGGCCGGTTCACCTTTTCGGGGTGGCGCGGGCGAACCTGGTTTAAGGAGACGGTATCGACGAGGACAACCATGTTAAGTCCGGAAATGGCGAGAATACCTAGCTAATCCGTGTCGCCCGGGGCTGCAACCCGATTGCGCACGGGCCTGCAATCCGTCTCGCGAAAGGCGGTGGAAACGTGCAACATAATGACGAATTTCATCCCTCCCGCGAACGATTCTCACCTGAAATGGTCCAAAGCCCCAAGCCTGCCGTGCCCGCCGCCCTCCGGCTCGGCAAGCCGCTGAAACGCTCGTTTTTCGGCCGCAGCGTGCATGAGGTCGCGCCCGATCTGATCGGAGCGACGCTATTGGTCGGCGGCGTCGGCGGCGTCATCACGGAAGTCGAGGCCTATCACCATACCGACCCGGCCGCGCATTCCTTCAATGGGCCGACGCCCCGCAACCGCGTGATGTTCGGCCCGCCCGGCTTTGCCTATGTCTACCGCTCCTATGGCATCCATTGGTGCGTCAACTTCGTCTGCGAGGAGGAAGGCTCGGCTAGCGCCGTCCTGATCCGCGCGCTGGAGCCGACTCATGGCCTTCCCGCCATGCGCCGCCGCCGCGGCCTTGAGGAGGCTCGCGCTTTATGCTCGGGCCCGGGCAAGCTCTGCGAGGCGCTCGGCATCACGATCAAACACAATGAGCTCCCGCTCGATCAGCCGCCGTTCGCACTGCATGCGCGCGTAGGCAAGGTGGAGACCGTTGCCGGGGTGCGGATCGGAATCACGAAGGCGGTCGATCTACCGTGGCGCTATGGCTTGAAGGGATCGAGATTCCTGAGCAAGCCGTTCTTGAGGACGTGATCTCGCTTTCGGGCCGTCATTAAGGTAGCGACGCGCACACCGCTGTCATCCTCCGCGCAGGCGGAGGATCCAGTACGCTGCGACTTATCGGGTCAATCACACTACGGCCTCTGGAATACTGCACACCCGCCCCAGTGCGCAATCGCGCACAATGCGGGTGACAACGAGTGAATATGTGCCAGCATTCTCGCGACGCATTTGCGGCCGAGGCTTTGGGACCGCATCGGACGTCGCGAGCAGCGCTACATGTCAACGCCGACCGATCCGCAGGGCTTGAAGGTTTGGAGCGAGCGCCCGCGCAAGCACCCTCATGTTTCTGGCGTAGGCAAGCAAGCCCATGATGATGACCAAAGCTACCACGACCAATCCGGCTACCAGGTTCTGCGCCATGGCTGCCGCTCCAAGTGAACCTCACGAACATGATGACCGCGCAAATCGGGGCGTCAACGCCGGGAACTGGGCCGGCGCCTCACGACAGCGGCCCGCCCGGCTGCTGTCAGATCGTCACGCGGCTGCCGTCGAAGCGCGTAAAGGAAAAGCCGTCGAAGGGTTCGCGCAGCGTCGTGCGCTCGTCCCGCAGCATGCCGATAGCCACCTCCTCGCCGATCGCCATTGAGGCGGACGCGTCGGAGCGCCAGTGGATGCCCGCCCAATTCCGGCCGAAGCCGAAATTCACCGCGAGCTTGTTCAACTCTCCACCGACCGTGAGCGGCGGTCCGTTATAGGGCACGAGCTTCGTCGGGTCAGCCGGATCGGGCTGTACCGGATTAGCGATGACACGGCTCTCGTCGAAAAACGCTTTCAATATGGTAGCCGTGACGGCACCGACACTCGTGGCTCCGCCAGGATAGGTGGAGTGGAAGGGCGCGGCCTCCGGATAGGTTTGTGACAAAAGATAGCTGCCATATTTGGCTTTACTCCGTTCAAGGGCTTCCGATTTCAGGAAGCTATCATGCAACGGGTAGTCGCTCACGCCGTTGGCAAGGCGATGGTGCGCCAGAGCGCCATAGGCTTCCGGTCGCAAAGCCCGGTGCACGAAATATTTCTGCCAGTAGGCCGCGCGGACGGAGTTACTGATACCCGTGGCGAGTAGTGCCTGCACATGGGGCAATCCGAAGGTGGCACCCGCAGGTCCCTGGGTTTTCGATTTCCGATACGGGTTCGATGCGTAGGACACGGGCTCCGCCGGAGGATACATGCCGGAGTACCGCTGGTCACTTCCACGAGCGGGGGTTGCGAGGATCAGCGCTGCCGCCCACCCAAGTGCAGGACCAGCGTGGATATACTCCGCGAGATCTCTTCCTGTCGTGATGTACCGCGGTGTCGCGTCGAACTGCAATTGACGTTTCGGCGCGGTGCCGTTCTGGATCGCCAGCCATTCCTCATATTCGGTCAGGAATTCGTTGGCGGGCAACACGGTGCGAATTTGAGCACTGATCCACTGTGCGGCATAGGGCACGTCCCGAAGCAGGAATTGCGAGATCATCGGTCCATCCAGAACGCCTGGCGGCGTGACCGAGCGGCCCTTCGGGTCAGTCGGGTCGAAATAGAGCGCATTGGCACGGAACAACGTACCGGCTGTGACTAGTCCACCAGACTTCGGGCCGCGGAAATCGGCAAGCTTGTTGATTTCCTCGGTTGCGGCAAGCACGTCGCGATTGGAGGTGTCGTCGCGCAATTCGGTAAGCGGAACGTCACGCAGCAGGGATTGCCAATATACCTCAACCGCCTCGCCACCGCGCTCCGCACTCTCAAGGGCTGGTGCCGGCGGAATTCCAATCTGGGTGGGATTTATGCCGCTAAGACTGACGGCTTGCGTGCCGACGGGATTAACCAGTTTGCGAGTGCCGCCGAGCGGGATTTTCTCGAAATCAGCGGGATTACCCGATTGGCAAGCGGCATAGAGCGCCTGCCATGCAGCTTGTTCCACTTCGCCGCGTTTGTCGTGCGGCAGGCCCCGCGTATCGGAACCGATCTTGCTGGTGTAGCGCGCCTCATCGCCGTTCGTCGGGTGCGGCGCGATGGGAATTTTCTCGTTGTCCCTTGCGCAGACCTCTCGCACTTCAATGGCGCGGCGCTTGAAAGCCGCGTCGAGTGGTCGTGGGTCCGCGTTCACAGGCTGCGCCGTGGCCGGGGCGATTCCGGGCATGTTCGGCGGCGATGCGAGCACGGCGGCGCCAACTGCGACGCCGGCGCCACCGAGCAGCAAGCGGCGAGTGACCGCGGTGGTCGGTGATGGCAAGTCGGCTTCAGTCGAAATGGTGGGATGGTTAGCCATGGAGCTCTCCTCCCTCGCAGGCACATGAATGCACGCGCGATCCGCACAGCCGATATTCGATGCCTCATCTGGGCGGATCAGATCCGCTAACTTCCGACGAAACCCGAATCTTGCACGCGCGCGCCTGGGAGTTCATCCCACAAGGTCGTGTCGCTGATCCGCGACGTGACGGTCGCCGCGGCCCGTGATCCCCGCATGCTCTTCCGTGCTGCCGATGAATTCGAAAGTGCCGCGGAGCCTCCTCAAGGACGTACTTAGCAAAGACCTTGGATCCGTCGGACTCGCGAGCAAAGACCTCCATGCGGGAGTTTCCAATGCGTCTAATAGACGCGCGAGACCGTATCTTACTGGTCAGATGGCGACACGATTAGCCAGTAGCCACATGCGCACGGCGGTATGCGGGGATGGACCGGGCCAGGATCTCGCTCGGATCGCCGTCAGATATCCTGGTTTGCCCGTTACAGCCGCACTCCAGCGCCCTTCGGTCGGCACCGTATTCATACGGATGGAACGCCCGGCCATTTCGCCATTTGAATTGATAAGATTATTGCCCGTTTTGCACTCGACACGAAACCTCCACGCCGGTGCGAAAGATGATGACTTCCGTCACCGCAATTGATTGCGAGAATTCTCAGGCCCGCAATTGCAAATGCAATGAATGCGGCAAGCAAATGCACCATGTGGCTGATTTGCCCAAGACCGCCCGATTCAGGGCTGCCTCGATCTTTCGCTGCGATCAATGCAAATGTATCGCGCGAAGTGATCTCGACGAAGGTTGATGGCCGCCGGCTCGCGCAGTTTACGCCATCACCGTCTTCGTCAGGTCGGCATCTCACATCGGCCGATGGCACACCGCCTCGACCTTGTTGCCGTCGGGATCGCGCAGGAAGGCGCCGTAATAGGCGGCGTGGTAGTGGCGCAGGCCCGGCGGGCCGTCGTCGGTGCCGCCTGCGGCGATGCCGGCACGCCAGAAGGCATCGACCTCCTCACGCGATTTTGCCTTGAAGCACCAGTGGCGGCTGGCCGCCTCGTCCGGCTCCGGGCCGCGGTAGATCGCGATATAGACGCGATCGGGATGCTGCGCGTCCGCCCGCTCGCCGTAGCCGAGCCAGCGGTCGCTACGGCCGACCTTGACGACACCGAGCGCGGCCATGATCGCATCGTAGAAGCGTTCAGCGGCAGCAAACTCGAAAACGGTGATGGAGACGTGGTCGAGCATCGATCAGGTCCTCGATGATGGCTCTCTCAGTCGTCATTGCGAGGAGTGAAGCGACGAAGCAATCCAGTTGGCCGTTATGCCGCGGCATGGATTGCTTCGCTTCGCTTGCAATGACGAGGATGGTTCGGCGCCCCGCTACTGCGACGCCAGCTTCAGCCGCTCCAGCGCTTCCTGGAGCTTGGCCTTGCGCGCGACCGCCGCCTCGCGCTTTTCCTTTTCTTCCTCGACGATCTCTTCGGGCGCGTTGGCGACGAACTTCTCGTTGCCGAGCTTGGCGTCGACACGCTTGATGTCGGCGTCGGCCTTGACGATTTCCTTGTCCAGCCGGGTTTTCTCCGCGGCGAGATCGATCACGCCCTTCAGCGGCAACGCCACGACTTCGCCCCGCACCAGTAGCTGCACTGCGCCTTCCGGCGGACGGTCGGCGAAGTCGATCGCGGCGAACCGCGCCAGCCGCTTGATGATGTCGCTCCAGCGGTGGGCGCGCTCTTTGGTCTCGGCCGAAGCGCCCGCCAGCACCACCGGGATCATCGTCGCCGGCGGAATGTTCATTTCCGATTTCACCGAGCGGATGGCGGTGACGAGATCAACCACCCAGCCGATCTCGGCCTCCGCGGCGGGATCGCTAAAATCACCGGCATCGACCGCGGCCATGACCGGCGCGATCAGGGGATCGCCGGGCGCGGCTGTCGCCATCGCCGCGATCTGCTCGACCGTGACCGCGCTCGCCTTGCGCGGCCATTCGGCCAAAACCAGGAGGCCGTCGCGCGCGGCCGTTACCGCCCAGAGCTCCTCGGTGATGAACGGCATGAACGGATGCAGCAATTTGAGGATCTCGTCGCGTGCCCAGGCGATCATGGCGCGCGTCTCGGTCTTCGCCGTCCCCTCCTCGCCCATCAGCACGGGTTTGGCGAGTTCAACATACCAGTCGCAATAGACGTTCCAGACGAAGCGGTAGATTGCATTGGCCGCATCGTTGAAGCGATAGCCCTCGATCGCCTCGGTCACCTCGCGTGTGGCGCGCGAGGTTTCGTGCGCAATCCAGCGGTTCAACGTTTCCTTGGCCGCCGCCGGATCGAAGCCGACCGGTTGCGTGCAGCCGTTCATCTCGGCGAAACGGCAGGCATTCCAGAGCTTGGTCGCAAAATTGCGATTGGTCTCGACGAGCTGCGGCGACAGCTTGATGTCGTGGCTGTGGGCCGCGCCGCGCGCCAGGGCAAAGCGCAGCGCATCCGCGCCGTATTCGTCGATCACGCCGAGCGGATCGATGACGTTGCCTTTCGACTTCGACATCTTGGCGCCCTTCTCGTCGCGAACCAGGCGGTGGATGTAGACCGTCGAGAACGGTGCCTCCTTCATAAAGTGCAGGCCCATCATCATCATGCGGGCGACCCAGAAGAAGATGATGTCCCAGCCGGTGACGAGCACGTTGGTCGGATAATAGCGCTTCACTTCGGCCGTATCCTCCGGCCAGCCGAGCGTCGAGAACGGCCAGAGCGCGGACGAGAACCAGGTGTCGAGCACGTCCTCGTCGCGGGTGATGAAGCCTTCGCGCTTAGACGGATCGCGGGCCATCTCGGCCCCCTGCTCCGGCGTGATCACTTCCTGCTCGACATAATAGCCGAGCGCGTTGCCGACGGCCTCCTCCTCGGTTTCGGCGACGAACACCTTGCCGTCGGGACCGTACCAGGCCGGGATCTGGTGACCCCACCAGAGCTGGCGCGAGATGCACCAGGGCTGGATGTTCTCCATCCACTCGAAATAGGTCTTTTCCCAGTTCTTCGGCACGAAGCCCGTCGTGCCCGAACGCACCGCCGTGATCGCCGGCTGCGCCATGGTTTTCGCATCGACGTACCACTGGTCGGTCAGGTAAGGCTCGATCACCGTGCCTGAGCGGTCGCCGTGCGGCACCATGTGCGTGTTCGGCTCGATCTTCTCCAGGAAGCCGAAATCCTCCAGCCGCGCCACGATCGTCTTGCGCGCGGCGAAGCGGTCGACATTGTGCAGCTCCTCCGCCAGCATCAACGCGCCTTCGGGCAATCCGCGCAGATAGTCCTCATTGTCGACGAGCGCCATGGAGCCTTCGCGATCGAACACGTTGATCTGCGGCAGGTTGTGGCGCTTGCCGACCTCGAAGTCGTTGAAGTCATGCGCCGGCGTGATCTTCACCGCGCCCGAGCCCTTTTCCGGGTCGGCGTAGTCGTCGCCGATAACAGGGATGCGGCGGCCGACCAGCGGCAGGATGACGTGCTGGCCGATCAGGTGCCCGATCCGCTCGTTCTCCGGATGGATCGCAACGGCTGTATCGCCGAGCATCGTCTCGGGCCGCGTGGTCGCCACGACGACGAACGTCGAGGGATCGTCGGGGCTGAAGGTCTTGCCTTCGATTGGATAGCGCAGATACCACAGGCTGCCCTTGACCTCGACCTGCTGCACTTCGAGATCGGAGATCGCCGTGAGCAGCTTGGTGTCCCAGTTCACCAGCCGCTTGTCCTTGTAGATCAGTCCCTCGCGGTGCAGCTCGACGAACACCTTCACGACCGCGCGCGACAGCCCCTCGTCCATCGTGAAGCGCTCGCGCGACCAGTCGCAGGAGGCGCCGAGGCGCTTGAGTTGATTGACGATGGCGCCGCCGCTCTCCGCCTTCCACTGCCAGACGCGCTCGAGGAATTTGGCGCGGCCGAGGTCGCGCCGGCCCGGCTCCTGCCGCTCCATCAACTGCCGCTCGACCACCATCTGGGTGGCGATGCCGGCATGGTCGGTACCGGGCTGCCACAGCACGTCGCGGCCGCGCATGCGCTCGAAGCGGCACAGCACGTCCTGCAACGTATTGTTCAGCGCGTGGCCCATATGCAGCGAGCCCGTCACGTTCGGCGGCGGGATCACGATGGTGAAGGGCGCGGCGTCTTTGCGCTCAGGACGGCCGGCCTTGAACGCGCCGCTCTCCTCCCAGATCAGGGACATGCGGCTTTCGATATCGGCGGGCTGGTAGTTTTTCTCGATCATGACGGTGCAGTTGGAGTGCTGGGCGTTCTCGAGCAACCCGTCGCCGGCCCACCCAAAGAATACGCATTCAAAACAACGTGGTAGCGCCCGGTTCTAGCGAGATCGGCGCCGGACGGCCCCTAGAAAGCCGCCGCAGCGCCTCAAGTCAACCTGACAAGTCAACTCCGAAGACGGCAGGACGCCGTGATAACGGCCAGTTGAGCCGCTGAAGCCAGCGTTGGAGCCGTCGCTGGGACGCGGGAACTAGCGCCCGCGCGAGACGCGCTCGATTTCGGCCTTGACGATGCGCTCGACCAGTCCCGGCAAATTGTCGTCCAGCCAGGATTTGAGCATCGGCCGCAGCATTTCCTTGACCAAATCCTCAAGCGTCCGCGCATTGTTGCTGAGGACGGTATTGGCCAGCGAATTGAAGGCTGATTCCACGGCGGATACGGTTGTACGCGACAAGATCGGTTGCTGGGGCGGGCTGTCGTAGGAAGACTCGTGGGCCGGTTGCCGGTTTCTGGATTCGCTGAATTCGATATCGTCGGCGGGCTCGATCCTGCTGAACGACGCGGCCGGTGGTGGCGGCGGCGCCGGATCGGGCAGCGCCATCTCGTCGGTAAGTTCGAACACGTCGGGCTCGGGCGGCGGCGCCGGCCGGACCTCGGGCTCCGGCGTCGCCGCATCGAGACTCGCCAGCATGGCGTCGATGTCGTCCTGGCTATTGCTGACGGCCGGAGCCGGCGCGGGTGGCGGCGGTGCAGGAGCAGGTTTGGGCGCAGACGCCGGCTTCGGCGGGGGCGCGATGGCGGACGGCGGAATGTCCTTCATCACGGGCTTTGGCGACGGCGCCGCAGCTTCCGGCTTGGCAGCCGCAGGCTTCGCCTCGTCGTCGGCGATGATGCGACGGATCGACGCCAAAATCTCCTCCATCGAGGGTTCTTGGACCTTCGCAGGTTGCGTCATCTCCGACTCCACATCGAAACCATTTTACACCAAAGCCACGAAGGAATTGCCGGTTCCGAATATGCAGGCCGGGATTTTCACCGCACAAGCCTGACTTGTCCCCAGATCAGGTCTGCCCGCTGCACCACGCGGGAGCCCCTATTCCCCTCAAGACGACCCACACACCCCCGAATACGAGGACGCGGCGCGAATCGCCCAGCTCGCCCCGGAAACGGTACGTCATCGCTCTAAATGATTGCAAGCAAAGCGCCCGGCGCTTCAGGCGCCGGGCGACGATATTGGTCTCGTGTTGCGCCTGAGGCGCCGACGTCAGCGGCCGTCGGGCGTGCGAACGCCGGCCCAGCTGTCACGCACCTGATGATAGTGCACGCTCGGGTCGTAGACCGTGGTCGGCAGGTTGAGCACCTGCGGCGATAGCCGGCCGACCTTGTCGAGCACGGAATAGGACGCCACCACGCGATCGTGCTGCGCGGTGACCAGCGCGACGCGTGCGTTGACCAGCGCCTGCTGCGCGTTCAGCACGTCAAGCGTGGTGCGTTGCCCTGCCTTGGCTTCCTCGCGCACGCCGTTCAGCGCGATTTCGGACGCCTGCACTTGCGACTGGGCGGACGCGACCTGCGCCTTGCCGGCGACCAGCTGGCCCCATGCCGTGACGACGTTGGCGCGGGTCTGGTCGCGGGTCTGGTCGAGCACGAGACGCTGCTGAGCCGCCGTTTCCTTGGACTGGCGGATCAGCGAGTATTCGCTGCCGCCCTGGTAGATCGGCACGTTGAGCTGCGTGGTCACGGACGCGCCGAACGAGCGGTACTGGATGAGGCTCTGCTCGTAGGACTGCTGCACCGCCGCCTGCAGCGTGACGGTAGGCAGCAGCGCGCCCTCCGCCACCTTGACCTGCAGGTAGCTGACGTCAATGCCGAACATCGCAGCGGTGACGTTCGGATTCTGTATCAGGCCAAGTTCGACGGCCGCCGGCAGCGTCGCGGGCAGGAAGCGGTCGACCGGCGAGCCCGGTGCCAGATTTTCCGGCTCGTTACCGATGATGCGGCGGAAGTTCGAGCGCGTCGTCGTCAGATTGGCTTCAGCCGTCAGGAGCTGCGTCTTGCCTGCGGCGAGTTGCGCCTCCGACTGCGCAACGTCCGTGCGGGTGACTTCGCCGACATTGAAGCGGTCGCGCGTCTGCTTGAGCGTCTGCTCGAGCACGCGCACGTTGCTCTTCTGCACCTCGACGATCGCCGAATCGCGCAAATAGTCCATGTAGGTGGTGGCGGCGCTGAGCAGCACGGTCGATTCGATTGCCCGCAGAGCCTCGCGCGCGCCGGAAACCTGACCTTCCGCCGCTCTGGTCCGGTTCGCGGTCTGCTGGCCGTTGAACAGCGTCTGCGTGACGGTCGCGCCGACGCTGCGCGGCGGATTGGCACCGTGAATGTTGGTTTTTACGAGATTGGTGGGCGTGCCGCCCTGCGTGCTCAGCGTGTCCGTATACTGGTAGCCCGCGCTCGCCGTCACCGCGACCTTCGGGCGATAGCCCGACAGGGCCTGCGGCACAGCTTCGTCGGTCACGCGCACCTGCGCGCGCTGCGCATTGAGCTGCGGATTGCCTTGATAGGCGCGCACCAGCGCCGCCTCGATCGTATCGGCCAAGGCGGGCATTGCGCCCATAAAAGACAATAGAAGGGCCGAGGCCGCCGCCCCGGTAAATGCCTTCACCCCACGCATCCCAAGCAATCCAATCGTTATTTTGATCGCCCGGCCCATGCACCATGCTCGCACATGATCGTTAACCGAACGTCGCTTCACTCGAAGTGAGTCCCAGCTCACCTTAGTCCGCACGTAGGCCGGACGGAACTACCCCACAAGGTATATTCCGTCGAAACTCTTCACGTGGGGCAAACGGGCCACACTTCTGATTTGGAAAGGGATTTAGCCGGCCGCGGAGGGCAAATATTGGGCGTGGAAGGGGCTGAAACGCTAGAAAACGAAGGCCGGAACAAGTTCCATGCCGGGCAGCAGCGGGGCAGCGGCGTCGAACAGCGCACGATGACCGAAATCGCCGTGCGAAGCAGTCACGATGGTTGCCCGCGCCGGCCGCGATGTCGCAAAAACACCGACCAATCGGCCACCATCGCGCAATTGTCCATAGAGTTGCTCCGGCACGATCCCGGTGGCGCCGTTCAGTACGATGACGTCATAGGGTGCTTTGGCCGAATCGCCGTCGGCCGGCGCCGCGGTTCGGACCACAACGTTTCCACAGCCGTTCTGGGCCAGAAGCGCCTGCGCCTTCGCCGCCAGCGCTGAATCGCTCTCGGTCGCCGTGACCTCGGCCGCGAGCTGCGCGACGATGGCGGCGGCGTAGCCGGTGGCGCAGCCGACCACCAGGACGCGGTCGCTCGCCTTGATCTCGGCGGCCTGCAGCATCTTCGCGAGCACCGCTGGCTTGATCAGGTAGCGCTTGGCCGCGCCGCCCTCGCTGACGTCGAGATCGAGGTCCAGATAGGCCAGCGCCTGCCGGTTTTCGGGAACGAAGGCCTCGCGCGGCACTGCCAGCATGGCATCGAGAATGCGGATATCGGTCACGTCGCTCGGACGCACCTGACCATCGACCATCTTCTGGCGCGCGGTCGCAAAACCGGACATAGGCTAAGACCCCGAAAGCATGCGGCGTGGCCGCCGAAACAGCTGAAAGTTAAGGCCATCTTTGGTACAAGCGGGCGCAAAACGCAACATGCGTACCCTGCCCGCGCGGATGGCCGCCGCCCGCACTGACGAAGCGCCGCCTGCTCGACGCGCCGCCTACTCGATCGTGACGGCGAGGCGCGCCATCAGACGCGCCACCTCATTCAGATGTTGGGCATCGTGCGCCTCAACGGCTTTCGCGAGCCGCAGCAGGCATTCGTCGTCGCTCATGGCGTCAATCGCGCGATCGCTCATGGGAGGAACATCGCCCGGAACGATCGAGGGCACCGTGTGGATCAGGTCGGTCATATTGGCTGGCATCGAATCAGCTCCCCTTGAAGCCCGGCATGACCAAGCTTTTTGGCCGATTGAGTCGAATTGGCGGCTCGGCCCAGGATCGCGGCCGATGCCCCTGTGGATGACGAAATCGGGCGCATCCGGTTCCCGTCGATCCCGTCGGCGCCAAGGCAGAATGATGACAAATCGTTGTGACGCAGGGACTTTCCGGTGCGGCTCCCGGCAGAAACAGAAACGGCGATTTGGTCCTTTGCAAGCCTGAAAGGCTTTGTTATACGCTCCCCGCATCGCGAACCTCCTGGTTCGCCTATTCCTCGGTAGCTCAGCGGTAGAGCATTCGACTGTTAATCGAATGGTCGCTGGTTCGAATCCAGCCCGGGGAGCCAGCGCTTTTTGTTGCGCCGGCGCCGCCGCCCATGCCTCGAAAAGGCGGTCTTCTTTCCCTTTAAATCGCGAACGTATTTAAAGAGCGCCGCGCAGATATCCGGGCGCGTATATAAAGCCTCGCACGTGCATCTGCGCGATCCGGAAGGCTGCTGATCACACCGAAATGATTGCAAGGCGACCTTGCGTCAGTTTTCCCAGCGGAAGGCGGGCGTTCGATGCATGTGCACGCTTCAGTGCAGATACATCTGGTGCAGATATATCGGCTGATGCCGATTGCAGGC includes:
- a CDS encoding valine--tRNA ligase encodes the protein MIEKNYQPADIESRMSLIWEESGAFKAGRPERKDAAPFTIVIPPPNVTGSLHMGHALNNTLQDVLCRFERMRGRDVLWQPGTDHAGIATQMVVERQLMERQEPGRRDLGRAKFLERVWQWKAESGGAIVNQLKRLGASCDWSRERFTMDEGLSRAVVKVFVELHREGLIYKDKRLVNWDTKLLTAISDLEVQQVEVKGSLWYLRYPIEGKTFSPDDPSTFVVVATTRPETMLGDTAVAIHPENERIGHLIGQHVILPLVGRRIPVIGDDYADPEKGSGAVKITPAHDFNDFEVGKRHNLPQINVFDREGSMALVDNEDYLRGLPEGALMLAEELHNVDRFAARKTIVARLEDFGFLEKIEPNTHMVPHGDRSGTVIEPYLTDQWYVDAKTMAQPAITAVRSGTTGFVPKNWEKTYFEWMENIQPWCISRQLWWGHQIPAWYGPDGKVFVAETEEEAVGNALGYYVEQEVITPEQGAEMARDPSKREGFITRDEDVLDTWFSSALWPFSTLGWPEDTAEVKRYYPTNVLVTGWDIIFFWVARMMMMGLHFMKEAPFSTVYIHRLVRDEKGAKMSKSKGNVIDPLGVIDEYGADALRFALARGAAHSHDIKLSPQLVETNRNFATKLWNACRFAEMNGCTQPVGFDPAAAKETLNRWIAHETSRATREVTEAIEGYRFNDAANAIYRFVWNVYCDWYVELAKPVLMGEEGTAKTETRAMIAWARDEILKLLHPFMPFITEELWAVTAARDGLLVLAEWPRKASAVTVEQIAAMATAAPGDPLIAPVMAAVDAGDFSDPAAEAEIGWVVDLVTAIRSVKSEMNIPPATMIPVVLAGASAETKERAHRWSDIIKRLARFAAIDFADRPPEGAVQLLVRGEVVALPLKGVIDLAAEKTRLDKEIVKADADIKRVDAKLGNEKFVANAPEEIVEEEKEKREAAVARKAKLQEALERLKLASQ
- a CDS encoding TolC family outer membrane protein encodes the protein MRGVKAFTGAAASALLLSFMGAMPALADTIEAALVRAYQGNPQLNAQRAQVRVTDEAVPQALSGYRPKVAVTASAGYQYTDTLSTQGGTPTNLVKTNIHGANPPRSVGATVTQTLFNGQQTANRTRAAEGQVSGAREALRAIESTVLLSAATTYMDYLRDSAIVEVQKSNVRVLEQTLKQTRDRFNVGEVTRTDVAQSEAQLAAGKTQLLTAEANLTTTRSNFRRIIGNEPENLAPGSPVDRFLPATLPAAVELGLIQNPNVTAAMFGIDVSYLQVKVAEGALLPTVTLQAAVQQSYEQSLIQYRSFGASVTTQLNVPIYQGGSEYSLIRQSKETAAQQRLVLDQTRDQTRANVVTAWGQLVAGKAQVASAQSQVQASEIALNGVREEAKAGQRTTLDVLNAQQALVNARVALVTAQHDRVVASYSVLDKVGRLSPQVLNLPTTVYDPSVHYHQVRDSWAGVRTPDGR
- a CDS encoding methyltransferase domain-containing protein — protein: MSGFATARQKMVDGQVRPSDVTDIRILDAMLAVPREAFVPENRQALAYLDLDLDVSEGGAAKRYLIKPAVLAKMLQAAEIKASDRVLVVGCATGYAAAIVAQLAAEVTATESDSALAAKAQALLAQNGCGNVVVRTAAPADGDSAKAPYDVIVLNGATGIVPEQLYGQLRDGGRLVGVFATSRPARATIVTASHGDFGHRALFDAAAPLLPGMELVPAFVF
- a CDS encoding DUF2497 domain-containing protein, which produces MTQPAKVQEPSMEEILASIRRIIADDEAKPAAAKPEAAAPSPKPVMKDIPPSAIAPPPKPASAPKPAPAPPPPAPAPAVSNSQDDIDAMLASLDAATPEPEVRPAPPPEPDVFELTDEMALPDPAPPPPPAASFSRIEPADDIEFSESRNRQPAHESSYDSPPQQPILSRTTVSAVESAFNSLANTVLSNNARTLEDLVKEMLRPMLKSWLDDNLPGLVERIVKAEIERVSRGR